The Williamwhitmania sp. genome includes a region encoding these proteins:
- a CDS encoding sigma-70 family RNA polymerase sigma factor, translating to MFLKLSSKRKLLDRDVDFATLPDDELLRLFVEEATEAAMEEIFNRYSHLVYGLCLSIVRDGEIARDLVITVFEKLLKSLAGSGVRNLKSWLLVVARNECYLYFRKTKHKTISLDSDDVNFASVEGLTTEEVPVDPLEKERMLDEVVAGLDKLSMEQNICLNMLYLQGKSYQEISDFTGYTFGQVKSYVQNGKRKLKIMLEDDDQE from the coding sequence TTGTTTCTGAAGCTTAGCAGTAAAAGGAAATTGTTAGATCGGGATGTTGATTTTGCGACCTTGCCCGACGATGAGCTCTTGCGACTATTTGTGGAGGAGGCGACTGAGGCAGCCATGGAGGAAATTTTTAATCGATACTCCCACTTGGTTTACGGTTTGTGCCTGAGCATAGTACGTGATGGAGAAATTGCCCGCGATCTGGTAATTACTGTTTTTGAGAAGTTGCTAAAATCGCTGGCTGGCAGTGGTGTTCGAAACTTAAAGTCGTGGCTGCTGGTGGTTGCGCGCAACGAGTGTTACCTCTATTTTCGAAAAACAAAGCATAAAACCATTAGCCTCGACAGCGACGATGTGAACTTTGCTTCCGTTGAGGGGTTAACTACGGAAGAGGTTCCGGTCGATCCCTTGGAAAAGGAACGGATGCTGGATGAGGTTGTTGCAGGCCTCGACAAGCTCAGCATGGAGCAGAACATCTGCCTGAATATGCTCTACCTGCAAGGCAAGTCTTACCAAGAGATTAGCGATTTCACCGGTTACACATTTGGACAGGTGAAGAGCTACGTTCAGAATGGAAAAAGAAAATTGAAAATAATGCTCGAAGATGATGACCAAGAATAG
- a CDS encoding energy transducer TonB, with the protein MLPKKTNRANLENKKALFFEIGLVVTLAAALAGFEWSSTPSHSTITQVSMGQDPTDIIEIPITERKVIKTPPAPPRVIEVINITKNNSPAVTDENINWGGEDNPNTPSLLTNYEPTEEKLVEDPIVYIPSEFPTFMGGGTEKFVSWVMQRIHYPQIAQETDIEGTVYISFVVNKVGKVDKIKVVRGVDALLDNEALRVISSSPKWTPGKQGTRTVSVGFTIPVTFKLTN; encoded by the coding sequence ATGCTACCGAAAAAAACGAACAGAGCCAACCTTGAGAACAAGAAAGCGCTCTTCTTTGAAATTGGTCTAGTGGTTACCCTCGCTGCTGCATTGGCAGGATTTGAGTGGAGTTCAACACCATCACACAGCACAATTACCCAAGTGAGTATGGGCCAAGACCCTACAGACATTATTGAAATTCCTATAACAGAGCGAAAGGTGATTAAGACACCTCCTGCCCCACCAAGGGTAATTGAGGTAATAAACATCACCAAAAACAATTCCCCAGCAGTTACCGACGAGAATATAAACTGGGGAGGTGAGGATAATCCAAATACTCCTTCGTTATTAACCAACTATGAACCTACTGAAGAGAAGTTGGTTGAGGACCCCATCGTATACATTCCCTCAGAGTTCCCAACCTTTATGGGTGGTGGCACCGAAAAGTTTGTAAGCTGGGTGATGCAACGCATTCACTACCCCCAGATTGCACAGGAAACGGATATCGAAGGAACCGTTTACATTAGCTTTGTGGTGAACAAGGTTGGTAAAGTGGATAAGATAAAGGTTGTAAGAGGCGTTGATGCCCTCCTCGACAATGAGGCACTTAGGGTAATATCCAGCTCTCCCAAATGGACCCCGGGCAAACAGGGAACCAGAACGGTGAGTGTGGGGTTCACCATTCCTGTAACCTTTAAGCTAACCAACTAG